The proteins below come from a single Gordonia pseudamarae genomic window:
- a CDS encoding phosphotransferase family protein, whose product MSDGSAGLATIPELDPAEFGRWSRGNGIDIPDDVAVTRVGIGQSNLTYLLTAGDVRWVLRRPPVGNLLASAHDVVREARILSALADTPVPVPRIHGVCTDTAVAPAPLVVMEFVEAVALDNLPAAEALTVEQRRSVGKSMIDTLATIHEVDLEAVGLSDLASHKPYAARQLKRWSSQWEKSRTRDIPAVDDLTRRFLAHAPEQHETRLVHGDFHIRNVMIDPAAASVRAVLDWELSTLGDPLADIGSTLAYWPAPGGPQLSAVPVELLDGFPDRATLAADYIERTGRDPQALAYWHALGLWKVAIIAQGILKRVEDNASNRAAGGVPTTTVVDTLVEMAQSVAGEAGI is encoded by the coding sequence GTGAGTGACGGTTCGGCAGGGTTGGCCACGATTCCGGAATTGGATCCGGCCGAGTTCGGGAGGTGGTCTCGCGGCAACGGGATCGACATTCCGGACGATGTGGCGGTGACCCGGGTGGGTATCGGGCAATCCAACCTGACCTATCTGCTCACCGCCGGGGATGTGCGGTGGGTGCTGCGGCGCCCGCCCGTGGGCAATCTCCTGGCTTCGGCACACGATGTGGTGCGCGAGGCGAGGATCCTGTCGGCGCTGGCGGATACCCCGGTGCCGGTGCCGCGTATCCACGGCGTGTGCACCGATACCGCCGTCGCGCCCGCCCCGCTGGTGGTGATGGAGTTCGTCGAGGCCGTCGCGCTCGACAACCTGCCCGCCGCCGAGGCGCTGACCGTCGAGCAGCGGCGGTCGGTCGGAAAATCGATGATCGACACCCTTGCCACGATTCACGAGGTCGATCTCGAGGCCGTCGGACTGTCCGATCTGGCCAGTCACAAGCCGTACGCGGCACGTCAGCTGAAGCGATGGAGTTCGCAGTGGGAGAAGTCCAGGACACGCGACATCCCGGCCGTCGATGACCTGACGCGGCGGTTTCTGGCCCACGCGCCCGAGCAGCACGAGACACGACTGGTGCACGGCGACTTCCATATCCGCAACGTGATGATCGACCCGGCGGCCGCCTCGGTGCGGGCCGTTCTCGACTGGGAACTGTCCACCCTGGGCGATCCGCTCGCCGATATCGGCAGCACCCTGGCGTACTGGCCGGCGCCCGGCGGGCCGCAGCTCAGCGCGGTACCGGTGGAGTTGCTCGACGGTTTCCCCGACCGGGCCACCCTCGCCGCTGACTACATCGAGCGCACCGGGCGCGACCCGCAGGCCCTGGCGTACTGGCATGCGCTTGGGTTGTGGAAGGTGGCGATCATCGCCCAGGGCATCCTCAAGCGGGTCGAGGACAACGCGTCCAATCGGGCCGCCGGCGGGGTGCCCACCACGACCGTCGTCGACACGCTGGTCGAGATGGCGCAGTCGGTGGCCGGCGAAGCCGGTATCTGA
- a CDS encoding acyl-CoA dehydrogenase family protein gives MNTLFEPSERAEGFRQRLLAFMDEHIYPNESVYEEQTRELAAQGNPHATPQILLDLKKKAKAAELWNMFHPHAEWGPGLTNLEYSHLAEITGRVPWSPEVFNCNAPDTGNMEVLTLFGTDEHKERYLKPLLDGEIASAFAMTEPAVASSDATNVELRMERDGDEYVLNGRKWFASNAVRPDCKVLIVMGKTDPTAPTHRQQSMMVVPTDAPGLTILRNLNVFGYVDRESHGELIFENVRVPLKDVLKGEGEGFAIAQARLGPGRIHHCMRSIGMAERALELMCRRAVSRTTFGAPLADRANIQDWIAEARIEIEMVRLLTLKAAHMMDTVGNKKAATEIAAIKVAAPTIALTVVDRAIQVFGGMGVTDDVPLAMFYAHLRTLRLADGPDEVHKRAIARRELRPYVKALAETVPGVSDDVLSARF, from the coding sequence GTGAACACACTTTTCGAGCCGTCCGAGCGCGCCGAGGGCTTCCGGCAGCGGTTGTTGGCGTTCATGGACGAGCACATCTACCCCAACGAATCGGTGTACGAGGAGCAGACGCGTGAGCTGGCCGCGCAGGGCAATCCACATGCCACACCGCAGATTTTGCTCGACCTCAAGAAGAAGGCCAAGGCGGCCGAGCTGTGGAACATGTTCCATCCGCACGCCGAATGGGGGCCGGGCCTGACCAACCTGGAGTACTCGCATCTGGCCGAGATCACCGGCCGCGTGCCGTGGTCACCCGAGGTGTTCAACTGCAACGCCCCCGACACCGGCAATATGGAGGTCTTGACCCTGTTCGGCACCGACGAGCACAAGGAGCGCTACCTCAAGCCGCTGCTCGACGGTGAGATCGCCTCGGCCTTCGCGATGACCGAGCCGGCCGTCGCCAGCTCCGACGCCACCAATGTGGAACTGCGGATGGAACGCGACGGTGACGAGTACGTCCTCAACGGACGAAAGTGGTTTGCCTCCAACGCTGTCCGTCCGGACTGCAAGGTTCTGATCGTGATGGGGAAGACGGACCCGACGGCGCCCACCCACCGGCAGCAGTCGATGATGGTGGTGCCCACCGACGCACCCGGCCTGACCATCCTGCGCAACCTGAACGTCTTCGGCTATGTGGACCGGGAAAGCCACGGCGAGTTGATCTTCGAGAACGTGCGGGTGCCGCTCAAAGATGTGCTCAAGGGTGAGGGCGAGGGGTTCGCGATCGCGCAGGCCCGACTCGGGCCGGGCCGTATCCACCACTGCATGCGCAGTATCGGCATGGCCGAACGCGCACTGGAACTGATGTGCAGGCGGGCGGTCTCGCGCACCACCTTCGGCGCGCCGCTCGCCGACCGGGCCAATATTCAGGACTGGATCGCCGAGGCGCGCATCGAGATCGAGATGGTACGGCTGCTCACCCTCAAGGCCGCGCACATGATGGACACCGTAGGAAACAAGAAGGCCGCCACCGAGATCGCGGCCATCAAGGTGGCCGCGCCCACTATCGCGCTCACGGTCGTCGACCGCGCCATCCAGGTGTTCGGTGGCATGGGCGTCACCGACGACGTGCCGCTGGCCATGTTCTACGCGCATCTGCGCACCCTGCGTCTGGCCGACGGCCCCGACGAGGTGCACAAGCGGGCCATCGCCCGGCGTGAGCTGCGGCCCTATGTCAAGGCGCTGGCCGAGACCGTTCCCGGCGTGTCCGATGACGTGCTGTCGGCGCGTTTCTGA